In Pengzhenrongella sicca, a single genomic region encodes these proteins:
- a CDS encoding ABC transporter ATP-binding protein, with the protein MSPAAPVIRFERARKEYPDGTVAVDGLDLEVFEHEMLVLVGPSGCGKSTTLRMANRLVELTSGRVLVKGEDIATSDPVALRRRIGYVIQNVGLFPHRTVGQNVATVPALLGWDSRRTRDRTAELLELVGLEPAIYTRRYPHQLSGGERQRVGVARALAADPPVLLMDEPFGAVDPAGRRRLQQEFWRIQRELGTTVMLVTHDIDEAVRLGDRIAVFSKGGRLEQLADAVNLLARPATAMVADFVGAGRAVRLLGIGELTAPDLEPVPGAAATDVALSAPLLSPAAALRVGSRLDDAFAALAASGGRAVPVLGDDGAVVGQVTPDGLLGALRRMTADVDEGDAADRVVAG; encoded by the coding sequence ATGAGTCCAGCAGCGCCCGTGATCCGCTTCGAGCGGGCCCGCAAGGAGTACCCCGACGGCACCGTCGCGGTCGACGGCCTGGACCTCGAGGTGTTCGAGCACGAGATGCTCGTGCTCGTCGGGCCGTCCGGCTGCGGCAAGTCCACGACGCTGCGGATGGCGAACAGGCTCGTCGAGCTCACGTCGGGCCGCGTGCTCGTCAAGGGCGAGGACATCGCCACGAGCGACCCGGTCGCGCTGCGCCGCCGGATCGGCTATGTCATCCAGAATGTGGGGCTCTTCCCGCACCGCACCGTCGGGCAGAACGTCGCGACCGTGCCCGCGCTGCTCGGGTGGGACAGCCGGCGCACGCGCGACCGGACGGCCGAGCTGCTCGAGCTCGTCGGTCTCGAGCCCGCGATCTACACGCGGCGGTACCCGCACCAGCTCTCGGGCGGCGAGCGGCAGCGGGTCGGGGTCGCGCGGGCGCTCGCCGCCGACCCGCCCGTGCTGCTCATGGACGAGCCGTTCGGCGCGGTCGACCCCGCCGGGCGGCGCCGGCTCCAGCAGGAGTTCTGGCGCATCCAGCGCGAGCTCGGCACGACCGTGATGCTCGTCACGCACGACATCGACGAGGCGGTCCGGCTCGGCGACCGGATCGCCGTCTTCAGCAAGGGCGGCCGCCTCGAGCAGCTCGCCGACGCCGTGAACCTGCTCGCCCGGCCCGCGACCGCGATGGTCGCCGACTTCGTCGGGGCCGGCCGCGCCGTCCGGCTGCTGGGGATCGGCGAGCTGACGGCCCCCGACCTCGAGCCCGTCCCGGGTGCCGCCGCGACCGACGTCGCGCTGTCCGCCCCGCTACTGTCGCCGGCGGCTGCCCTGCGGGTGGGCAGCCGCCTCGACGACGCGTTCGCGGCGCTCGCGGCCTCGGGCGGGCGCGCGGTGCCGGTCTTGGGCGACGACGGCGCCGTCGTCGGCCAGGTCACTCCCGACGGGCTGCTCGGCGCCCTGCGGCGCATGACCGCCGACGTCGACGAGGGCGACGCGGCCGACCGCGTGGTGGCCGGCTGA
- a CDS encoding glycine betaine ABC transporter substrate-binding protein — protein sequence MRARTMTLAALTTGVLLLTAACGDAGSSGGTDTSSSGSTAAALATCEPVAGDSLVALEDDLGLQTADNIVPAINAAAIEGDANFIPLLDAVSATLDTETLIGLNKAVDVDRQTSTQVAADYLETKGLAAADMVGGGKTVVVGAANFSESATLAEIYAGALRSAGYDATTQTIGNRDTYAPALQDGTLTMVPEYVGTLTEYLNKQANGADAPALASSDVDATLAELVTLGTAVGLTFGTPAAAQDQNTFAVTTAFADEHQVTTLSELAETCGGLVLGGPPECPERPFCQPGLEETYGLQIAEFTSLDAGGPLTKTALQQGTIALGLVFSSDAALAG from the coding sequence ATGCGAGCACGCACTATGACCCTGGCCGCCCTGACGACGGGAGTGCTGCTGCTCACGGCGGCCTGCGGCGACGCCGGGTCGTCCGGAGGGACGGACACCTCGAGCTCGGGCTCGACGGCGGCCGCGCTCGCCACGTGCGAGCCCGTCGCGGGCGACTCGCTCGTCGCGCTCGAGGACGACCTGGGCCTGCAGACGGCCGACAACATCGTCCCGGCGATCAACGCCGCCGCGATCGAGGGCGACGCGAACTTCATCCCGCTGCTCGACGCCGTGTCCGCGACCCTGGACACCGAGACGCTCATCGGCCTGAACAAGGCGGTCGACGTGGACCGGCAGACCTCGACGCAGGTCGCCGCTGACTACCTCGAGACGAAGGGGCTCGCGGCGGCGGACATGGTCGGCGGCGGCAAGACGGTCGTCGTCGGAGCCGCCAACTTCTCCGAGAGCGCGACGCTCGCCGAGATCTACGCGGGCGCGCTGCGCTCCGCCGGCTACGACGCGACGACCCAGACGATCGGGAACCGGGACACATACGCCCCGGCGCTGCAGGACGGCACCCTGACGATGGTCCCGGAGTACGTCGGCACGCTCACCGAGTACCTCAACAAGCAGGCCAACGGCGCCGACGCGCCCGCGCTCGCGAGCTCCGACGTCGACGCGACGCTCGCCGAGCTCGTCACCCTCGGCACGGCCGTCGGGCTGACGTTCGGCACGCCCGCGGCGGCGCAGGACCAGAACACCTTCGCCGTCACGACCGCCTTCGCGGACGAGCACCAGGTCACGACGCTCTCCGAGCTGGCCGAGACCTGCGGCGGCCTCGTGCTCGGCGGGCCGCCGGAGTGCCCGGAGCGCCCGTTCTGCCAGCCCGGCCTCGAGGAGACCTACGGCCTGCAGATCGCCGAGTTCACGTCGCTCGACGCGGGCGGCCCGCTGACCAAGACGGCGCTGCAGCAGGGCACGAT
- the orn gene encoding oligoribonuclease has product MSVNSTSTSADRIVWIDCEMTGLDQAADALVEVAAVVTDSELNVLGEGVDIVISPPPAALEQMGDFVRDMHTSSRLLETLDAGSTLAEAEAAVLAYIRTWVDESGKAPLAGNSIGTDKAFLERDMPDLVGYLHYRVIDVSSIKELARRWYPRVYYSSPAKNGGHRALADILESIDELRYYRAALLVAQPGPDSKTAKAIAAKVVATSVARSVPTA; this is encoded by the coding sequence GTGAGCGTAAACAGCACCAGCACCAGCGCGGACCGAATTGTCTGGATCGACTGCGAGATGACCGGGCTCGACCAGGCCGCAGACGCCCTGGTCGAGGTGGCCGCCGTCGTCACCGACTCCGAGCTCAACGTCCTCGGCGAGGGCGTTGACATCGTGATCTCGCCGCCACCGGCCGCCCTCGAGCAGATGGGGGACTTCGTGCGCGACATGCACACGTCGTCCCGCCTGCTCGAGACCCTCGACGCCGGCTCGACGCTGGCCGAGGCCGAGGCCGCCGTGCTCGCGTACATCCGCACGTGGGTGGACGAGTCCGGCAAGGCGCCGCTCGCGGGCAACTCGATCGGGACCGACAAGGCGTTCCTCGAGCGCGACATGCCGGACCTCGTCGGCTACCTGCACTACCGGGTCATCGACGTCTCCTCGATCAAGGAGCTCGCCCGCCGCTGGTACCCGCGGGTGTACTACTCCTCCCCCGCGAAGAACGGCGGGCACCGCGCCCTCGCGGACATCCTCGAGAGCATCGACGAGCTGCGCTACTACCGCGCGGCCCTGCTCGTCGCGCAGCCCGGACCGGACTCCAAGACCGCCAAGGCGATCGCGGCGAAGGTCGTGGCGACGTCCGTGGCGCGCTCGGTCCCGACGGCGTAG
- a CDS encoding ABC transporter permease: protein MTGNENAVADALVWLNDPLNWTGPDGIPARVAEHLTMSVLAVLLAALIALPLGVWLGHRGRGGSFVVVMANTSRALPTFALLLIFASTSIGFGNRPVVLAAAIFAIPPILTNAFTGLREVDRDIREAARGMGMSGRRSLALVEIPLALPLIGAGLRTAAVQVIATVPLAGLVGGGGLGPIIISGLATRRFGEVLAGGFLVIVLCLAVEALLAGGQRLLTPRPMRTPRRAGRRATRAAGATGS from the coding sequence GTGACCGGGAACGAGAACGCCGTCGCGGACGCCCTGGTCTGGCTCAACGACCCCCTGAACTGGACCGGCCCGGACGGCATCCCGGCGCGCGTCGCCGAGCACCTGACGATGTCGGTGCTCGCCGTCCTGCTCGCCGCGCTGATCGCGCTCCCGCTCGGCGTCTGGCTCGGCCACCGCGGCCGCGGCGGATCGTTCGTCGTCGTCATGGCGAACACCTCGCGAGCGCTGCCCACGTTCGCGCTGCTGCTCATCTTCGCCTCGACGTCGATCGGGTTCGGCAACCGGCCGGTCGTGCTCGCCGCCGCGATCTTCGCGATCCCCCCGATCCTCACGAACGCCTTCACGGGCCTGCGCGAGGTGGACCGCGACATCCGCGAGGCGGCCCGCGGCATGGGCATGTCGGGGCGCCGGTCGCTCGCACTCGTCGAGATCCCGCTCGCCCTCCCGCTCATCGGGGCCGGGCTGCGGACGGCGGCGGTCCAGGTGATCGCGACGGTCCCCCTGGCCGGGCTGGTCGGGGGCGGCGGGCTCGGGCCGATCATCATCTCCGGGCTCGCCACCCGGCGGTTCGGGGAGGTGCTCGCGGGCGGCTTCCTCGTCATCGTGCTGTGCCTGGCGGTCGAGGCGCTGCTCGCCGGCGGCCAGCGCCTGCTCACCCCCCGGCCGATGCGCACGCCGCGCCGCGCCGGCCGTCGCGCGACGCGAGCCGCGGGCGCCACCGGATCGTGA
- a CDS encoding DUF998 domain-containing protein, with protein sequence MPRPAPQDPHRPTPAPAVRRWALAAATLAPIGMIGGWTLAAARQESDFDAVRETISALAAQTATLPVIMTAGLALTGVGHVATALALRPAARPGRLLLAAGGVATALVAALPVDASPRAHGLAAAVAFGALSVWPVAAARSGTTGVLGRRTGAVATGVLLALLAWFVVELQGLGPDDGAATGLAERAVAAAQSLWPLVVVLALRSARGGRRSTASAR encoded by the coding sequence ATGCCTCGACCCGCACCGCAGGACCCGCACCGGCCCACCCCCGCGCCAGCGGTTCGCCGCTGGGCGCTCGCCGCCGCGACGCTGGCGCCGATCGGGATGATCGGCGGCTGGACGCTCGCCGCCGCGCGCCAGGAGTCGGACTTCGACGCCGTCCGCGAGACCATCAGCGCGCTCGCGGCCCAGACCGCGACCCTCCCGGTGATCATGACCGCCGGGCTCGCGCTGACCGGCGTCGGGCACGTCGCGACCGCGCTCGCGCTGCGCCCGGCCGCGCGGCCCGGTCGGCTGCTGCTCGCGGCCGGGGGAGTGGCGACCGCGCTCGTCGCCGCCCTGCCCGTCGATGCCAGCCCGCGCGCGCACGGGCTCGCGGCGGCCGTCGCGTTCGGGGCGCTGTCGGTGTGGCCCGTCGCCGCCGCGCGGTCGGGGACCACCGGCGTGCTCGGGCGGCGCACCGGGGCGGTCGCGACCGGCGTGCTGCTCGCCCTGCTCGCCTGGTTCGTGGTCGAGCTCCAGGGCCTCGGACCCGACGACGGCGCCGCGACCGGTCTCGCCGAGCGCGCCGTCGCGGCTGCCCAGTCCCTGTGGCCGCTCGTCGTCGTCCTCGCGCTGCGGTCCGCGCGGGGCGGTCGCCGGTCGACAGCATCGGCCCGATGA
- a CDS encoding FAD-binding oxidoreductase has translation MSTDLTDRTNLTGLDLTAAVPAPERARALRDLCGGPVYLPGDAEYDAARAAWNAAVDQRPAAVAVPTDAAQVAEIVRAAAAVGLRVAPQGTGHNAGPLGALDDVVLLRTSAMRRVWIDPVAPRARVEAGALWLDVVDAAAHYGLAALHGSAPDVGVVGYSLGGGMGWLARAHGLAAHHLISADLVLADGSTVHVDATHEPELFWALRGGGGNVGVVVTLEFDLFRIRDAYAGMLVWDLSRAAEVLERWVDWTADAPDAVTTSLRLLQLPPLPELPPALRGRQIVVIDGAVVGADDATSAAMIAGLRDLAPEIDTFARVPAASLVRLHMDPEGPTPSVSSSAVLRDLPAAGQRALLAAAGPGSGSGLFMVELRQLGGALARPAAGGGALDRLDGAFVLFAGTVAMTPEISAAGQREAHELVAGLAPWLNGRQYLNFAETPVDAASGFAPEAFARLTRARAAADPTTLLRPNHAV, from the coding sequence ATGAGCACGGACCTGACCGACCGGACCAACCTGACCGGTCTCGATCTGACCGCCGCCGTCCCCGCCCCGGAGCGGGCCCGGGCGCTGCGCGACCTGTGCGGCGGCCCCGTCTACCTGCCCGGCGACGCCGAGTACGACGCGGCGCGCGCGGCTTGGAACGCCGCTGTCGACCAGCGCCCGGCGGCCGTGGCCGTTCCCACCGACGCCGCCCAGGTCGCCGAGATCGTGCGCGCGGCGGCGGCCGTCGGCCTGCGGGTCGCCCCGCAGGGCACCGGGCACAACGCCGGCCCGCTCGGCGCGCTCGACGACGTCGTGCTGCTGCGCACGTCGGCGATGCGTCGCGTCTGGATCGACCCGGTGGCGCCCCGCGCCCGGGTGGAGGCGGGCGCGCTGTGGCTCGACGTCGTCGACGCCGCGGCGCACTACGGCCTCGCCGCGCTGCACGGCTCGGCGCCGGACGTCGGCGTCGTCGGCTACTCGCTCGGCGGCGGGATGGGCTGGCTCGCGCGGGCGCACGGGCTCGCCGCCCACCACCTCATCTCCGCCGACCTCGTGCTCGCCGACGGCTCGACCGTCCACGTGGACGCGACGCACGAGCCCGAGCTCTTCTGGGCGCTGCGCGGCGGCGGCGGCAACGTCGGCGTCGTCGTCACCCTGGAGTTCGACCTGTTCCGGATCCGCGACGCATATGCCGGCATGCTGGTCTGGGACCTCTCGCGTGCGGCCGAGGTGCTCGAGCGGTGGGTCGACTGGACGGCCGACGCGCCCGACGCCGTCACGACGTCGCTGCGCCTGCTGCAGCTGCCGCCGCTGCCCGAACTGCCTCCGGCGCTGCGCGGCCGCCAGATCGTCGTGATCGACGGCGCGGTCGTGGGCGCCGACGACGCCACGAGCGCCGCCATGATCGCCGGGCTGCGCGACCTGGCGCCGGAGATCGACACGTTCGCGCGCGTTCCCGCCGCGTCCCTGGTGCGCCTGCACATGGACCCGGAGGGACCGACCCCGAGCGTCTCGAGCTCGGCGGTGCTCCGGGACCTGCCGGCGGCCGGGCAGCGCGCGCTGCTCGCGGCGGCCGGCCCCGGCTCCGGGTCCGGGCTGTTCATGGTCGAGCTGCGCCAGCTCGGCGGCGCCCTCGCCCGGCCCGCGGCCGGCGGCGGAGCGCTCGACCGTCTCGACGGCGCGTTCGTGCTGTTCGCCGGCACGGTCGCCATGACCCCGGAGATCAGCGCGGCGGGCCAGCGCGAGGCCCACGAGCTCGTGGCGGGGCTGGCCCCGTGGCTCAACGGCCGCCAGTACCTCAACTTCGCCGAGACCCCGGTCGACGCTGCGTCGGGGTTCGCCCCCGAGGCCTTCGCCCGCCTGACCCGCGCTCGCGCGGCGGCGGACCCCACCACCCTGCTCCGCCCCAACCACGCAGTCTGA
- a CDS encoding phosphatase PAP2 family protein has product MTPDPPSRSTTPGSIGAIRRRAVQGYAARPLAWAVVIGALLFVAGLAVFAGLLDAVQEQDDISLADRPVLSWMLANRGPTATTVFSAITLVSGPVVLPVIVAVACLVWARVGRERWRPLVLAGAMLASTAVSLVIKDLVARPRPPIDARAFARAELTASFPSGHTIGAATLLLVAGYLVVSRGPSVARVIGWAAGAVVGILAVALSRLYLGYHFLTDVLAAVALAVAIGAVAMVVDRRHALRRRPECPRLDSNQQPTE; this is encoded by the coding sequence ATGACGCCCGACCCGCCGTCCCGCTCGACCACTCCCGGCAGCATCGGCGCGATCCGGCGCCGGGCCGTGCAGGGGTACGCCGCGCGACCCCTGGCGTGGGCGGTCGTGATCGGCGCGCTGCTGTTCGTGGCCGGCCTCGCGGTGTTCGCGGGCCTGCTCGACGCGGTCCAGGAGCAGGACGACATCTCGCTCGCCGACCGCCCGGTGCTCAGCTGGATGCTCGCGAACCGCGGTCCGACCGCGACCACGGTGTTCAGCGCCATCACGCTCGTGTCGGGGCCGGTCGTCCTGCCGGTGATCGTCGCCGTCGCCTGCCTCGTCTGGGCGCGGGTGGGGCGCGAGCGCTGGCGGCCGCTCGTGCTCGCGGGCGCGATGCTGGCCTCGACCGCCGTCTCGCTCGTGATCAAGGACCTCGTCGCGCGCCCGCGGCCGCCGATCGACGCCCGGGCGTTCGCGCGGGCCGAGCTGACGGCGTCGTTCCCGTCGGGCCACACGATCGGCGCGGCGACGCTGCTCCTCGTGGCCGGCTACCTGGTGGTGAGCCGCGGCCCGAGCGTCGCGCGGGTCATCGGCTGGGCCGCGGGAGCCGTGGTCGGGATCCTCGCGGTCGCGCTCAGCCGGCTCTACCTCGGCTACCACTTCCTCACCGACGTCCTGGCGGCGGTCGCGCTCGCGGTCGCGATCGGCGCGGTCGCGATGGTCGTCGACCGGCGACACGCGCTGCGTCGCCGCCCAGAGTGCCCCCGGCTGGACTCGAACCAGCAACCTACGGAGTAG
- a CDS encoding ABC transporter permease, translated as MTTSAPANPWLSWDYVQTNWADISEALVQHVTLTVEAVLIAFVIALPLAALAFGRPRLAGPVLGLAGILYTIPSLAMFAILSPFTGIGRTTVLIGLVAYAMLVLVRNILVGLEGIDPEIRDAARGLGYGRIRLLLTVELPNALPSIVVGLRLATVTTVALVTIGVIVGYGGLGQLMFRGFNSNYRAEIMTATILCLAIAFVADLLLAAAGRLATPWARTRTQS; from the coding sequence GTGACGACGTCCGCACCAGCCAACCCGTGGCTCTCGTGGGACTACGTGCAGACCAACTGGGCGGACATCTCCGAGGCGCTCGTGCAGCACGTGACCTTGACGGTCGAGGCGGTGCTCATCGCCTTCGTCATCGCGCTGCCGCTCGCCGCGCTGGCCTTCGGCCGTCCGCGGCTCGCCGGCCCGGTGCTGGGCCTGGCCGGGATCCTGTACACGATCCCCTCGCTGGCGATGTTCGCGATCCTCTCCCCGTTCACGGGCATCGGCCGCACGACCGTGCTCATCGGGCTGGTCGCGTACGCGATGCTCGTGCTGGTGCGCAACATCCTGGTCGGGCTCGAGGGCATCGACCCGGAGATCCGTGACGCGGCCCGCGGCCTCGGCTACGGACGCATCCGCCTGCTCCTGACGGTCGAGCTACCCAACGCGCTGCCGTCCATCGTCGTCGGCCTGCGCCTCGCTACAGTGACCACCGTCGCGCTGGTGACCATCGGCGTCATCGTCGGCTACGGCGGCCTCGGGCAGCTGATGTTCCGCGGCTTCAACAGCAACTACCGCGCCGAGATCATGACGGCGACGATCCTGTGCCTCGCGATCGCCTTCGTCGCCGACCTGCTGCTCGCCGCCGCCGGGCGGCTCGCGACGCCCTGGGCCCGGACGCGGACGCAGTCGTGA
- a CDS encoding ATP-grasp domain-containing protein, which yields MSAPRVALATSADFPNLDADDAPLLPALAARGVDAVPAIWDDAEVDWDAFDLVVVRSTWDYAPRHDEYLAWAARVPRLANPAEVMTWNTDKSYLREVEALGLPVVPTIWLDPARNLTSRAVHTRFPASGEFVIKPTISSGARDTGRYQSNYADQRGLAIVHARDLLRAGRHVMVQQYLGQVDTVGETALVYIEGQFSHAVRKSALLEGPYRADGVHKEEMTARAAADDERELADRVIAAIPELVPAAGPGPLLYARVDLLRNTEGAPVLLELEVTEPSLFLGLSDTAVDLVADAITARATR from the coding sequence ATGAGTGCACCGCGCGTCGCCCTGGCCACCTCCGCCGACTTCCCGAACCTGGACGCGGACGACGCGCCCCTGCTGCCCGCCCTCGCGGCTCGCGGCGTCGACGCCGTGCCGGCCATCTGGGACGACGCCGAGGTCGACTGGGACGCGTTCGACCTCGTCGTGGTCCGCAGCACGTGGGACTACGCGCCGCGCCACGACGAGTACCTCGCGTGGGCCGCACGGGTTCCCCGGCTCGCGAACCCGGCCGAGGTCATGACCTGGAACACCGACAAGTCCTACCTGCGCGAGGTCGAGGCGCTGGGCCTGCCCGTCGTCCCGACGATCTGGCTCGACCCGGCCCGCAACCTGACCTCGCGCGCGGTGCACACCCGGTTCCCCGCGAGCGGCGAGTTCGTGATCAAGCCGACTATCAGCTCGGGTGCGCGGGACACGGGCCGGTACCAGTCCAACTACGCCGACCAGCGCGGGCTGGCGATCGTGCACGCGCGCGACCTCCTGCGGGCCGGCCGGCACGTCATGGTCCAGCAGTACCTCGGCCAGGTGGACACGGTCGGGGAGACGGCGCTCGTGTACATCGAGGGCCAGTTCAGCCACGCCGTGCGCAAGTCGGCCCTGCTCGAGGGCCCGTACCGGGCCGATGGCGTGCACAAGGAGGAGATGACCGCGCGGGCGGCGGCGGACGACGAGCGCGAGCTCGCCGATCGCGTCATCGCGGCCATCCCTGAGCTCGTGCCGGCCGCCGGCCCCGGGCCGCTGCTGTACGCGCGGGTCGACCTGCTCCGCAACACCGAGGGGGCGCCCGTGCTGCTCGAGCTCGAGGTCACGGAGCCGTCGCTGTTCCTCGGCCTCTCGGACACGGCCGTCGACCTCGTCGCCGACGCGATCACGGCGCGCGCGACGCGCTGA